One Glycine soja cultivar W05 chromosome 7, ASM419377v2, whole genome shotgun sequence genomic window, ATTTCCCATTGAAAAGGTGGATTTATTGGGCGCGGGAGTGGGAGCATTTTTAAGAGGAACGTTGGTCTTGGAACCCTGGCCCAAAGCAGAACTTACCAAATCTCCGAAAAGGTTAGGGTTCTTATTGACGATCCCGATGTTTTTGGAAGCAGAAGAAGGTTGAGGGGTTCCCCAGCTCTTGCCGAAGATGTCTCCGACCATGGAGGGGGGGCCACCGGGCAAGGCGGTGGTCTGAGTGGGGGAGGGTTGGTGGGTCCATGCAGGTTGTTTATTGGGTTGGGAGGAGGAATAGGaagcggtggtggtggtggaataGGAAGAATAGGGAGTTGGTTTGGGGTTTTTCTGGTCGTTAAGGGATTTGGGACGGTTGGATCCGATGCCGAGATCGAAATCGAAATTGAAGTTGGAATTCATTGCGCCAagggaagggaagagagggCGTGATTGaatggaaagaaaagaaaagaatgaatgaGATCTGCTACGGTGGATTGGAAAATAATCTCGCATATGCCTTATCTAATCTAATCTTCCGGAACATACCACCtgtaatcaaatcaaatcacagTTTAATTTCATCATGAAATAATTTCTGTGTtttttcaattacaaaattacattaattatttgaaaaataaacaataaaagaatatttttataataaaaacaaactcttaaTAGACCTGACCCTACGTTACGAGAATTTATACTTTTCCATTCTACAATGTACTCGGCAATTTTCTTTCATATCGCTCCTTAAGAAGGCAATTACACCAATTTCATTGATAGAGCAAATGCCATTTATATTTATACCTATTGAATTCAGGTTGAATacttgaattgttgttgatatctatttttttttttttttgaaaaaaaatctctttcatTGACCTCATTTGAATAATAAACTAAGAGCCTCAGAGGTACGGGTTAAGAAGAATAATACATGAcattatgatataaattaagaaaattgataaagtttacaattattaaatattagcaTAATTTAACTCAAGCTCAGGAGCATCAATATAATTCATCTTATTGTTTCCCACGACAATGCTACCAAAGATTTATCACACATGTATATTTTTTgcatagagataaaaaaaaaacttaatatatcACACATGTATATTTTTCgcatagagataaaaaaaacttaatttatcaCACATGTATATTTTATCACAAACTCAACCATTATTTAATAGTTATAATACATGCTCTGGGCACCATTGCATATAGCCAACTTGTTAGCTATGACAAttcaattattcaaatattaaagaatcAAAGCAAAAGCAGCCCCCGATTTGTTCGACCTCGTAGTTACAGCACACTAGAATAAATGCCCTTGAATATTACCcaacttaaacaaaaaaaaaaaggctctttacaaaaaatgtgaaaaacaaAACCAGCACTACATTAGGCAAATTTCCAAGATTCGAATAGAAGCAGATTGTGGGCCAGAGGGCAAGAAATTAGATCAAAACTGTCCCGAAATCATTATTCACACTAGCATAGAAAAATTGATTTATCAGTAAAACAATTAAGCTTGTGTTTTGATGAGTGACACGGTGATGCAACCTCAATCTTTTTTCATGGTAACATTGAAGCAACCCTTTGTTACTTATGATTTTTCATGGTCACACCACGATTTAGACTACCAGAATGTATCCAAGCACGAACTAACTAGCACTGGCTTTTGAGAGAAGGAACATATATCAACAATTTTAACTAGACAGTGCTCGTAAATAACTAGACAGGGAGATGAACATGCAGCAGTCTGTCCTACCAACAGTGTTGAGCCGAAAACAAGGCCTCCTGCCCCCGccaatgaaaaatgaaagaaaaatcagCAGTCTTAGGTAGAAATACAAAGTACTCTACATGCGCCGACAAACCTCTGATGGCTATCATTATGAATGatacataaatattaacaaacaaatgcattatttttaagtatattgTAAGGAAAAATcggtaaaataatcaaaatatatgcaATCAAGCAAGAGACCCATAGAGTGGCAgctttaaacaactaaaaaaaaggAACGAGATTACCTTGAAATTTAAGGTTTTATGATACACTTTAAACATAACACAGGGCATTGACATTGAGAACAGGTTCAGATGCAAAAACAAAGTTTGTTTAAAGTCTATCAACTTTAACAGCCAGTGATCCAAATTACACATCACATATTAAAACATGTAGGGAAAAGACTGAAACGAAATTCATTCCCATCAGCAGAGCATACACAACTTctcaaaagtaaaatattaactTTATGAGCGTATATTATTTATCAAAGTCCTTCATGGTCAGGCACAGCCATTCTCCACACAAAAAAGACATAAGTAAAATATGACCTCAGAACCTTAAATCATCACTCCCCCATAAGAAAAACATGGTTCTGTTTTCTATATGTGATGATTTCTAAAGCAGAGTTCCTATTAAGCATTTCTTAGTGCTCTCCACCGGAAGCAAAGTTTTGGCCATTCATTGCAGTGGATGGCTGCATAGGTCCCCCCTGACCTTGGTTCCAGTTCTGTTGATCTCTCCTTTCAACCTGCATCGTTTCCCGCCGTCTGTCATGCCGTGGCCGAGGTCTACTCCTACTGGGTTGCCTATCCGAATATCTATACTGTGGCCTGGGAATTACTTTCCCGTCAACAAATAAATCACCTGAAATTCCCCAAAATGCAATCAACACAACCGACAATGAAAAACAGAGAGCAATCCAACAATTAACTAAGCTCTTACTGAATTCGAACCCTCCACTTACCACCATAATCCTTGTTGGGAACATCAAGATATGAATCTGGCAGCACCCAAAGAACTCCAGGTAACTCTAAGCCACAACAGAGACAAACAAATTTCCTATtacaacttaataaaaaaaatctcaaagaaaGTATTCCATAAAATTAACCTCCATTAATATCCTTAAAAGATGAGATTTGCAATCAATTTGATAGTAGCACAACATCATTGATAACAAAGGCCTAACAAGTGAAGCAGCTaaaaatttgaagcaaaatgaAGAATCAAAGATACAAAAGTAACGAATCTATCACACCTTTGACCTTATAAGAAAGCTCTTCGGAAATGAGAGCGCCGAAACCTGTGTATGTAGAAGTGGAAACAGAGTATATCTTGTTTTTGGCATCCTCCTCACTATAATGAACAACCATCAGGAAAGTGAaattagaaaatagaaataagaGTGGTAATTAAACAATTAGGAGAGGAAAAAAGGACCTTCCAAGGACTTGAGCTAGGGTTTTGACATAGGCGTTGACCATGTGGTCCTCAGAGGGTTTAGGGTTATCGGGGAACTCCATGACGATGAGCCAGTGCTCGTAGTCGCAGCCATCGAGAAGAATGGTCTCCTTCGGGGGACGGTTGCTCCAGTTCGGGGACGGGTCGTTCAGGGGCGAGTAACCCGAACCCGAAGATTGAGTCCGAACCGCGAAACTCGCCCAGTGAGGGTTGGGTGCGGTTTGTTTGGCGGGGAGCAACGCGAATGCGAATGCGAAGCGAAAGCGAGAGGCGCTAgcggatgaagaagaaagagcTCGTGACAGGGTAGATGCTAAGGTGCGCCTAGCGTTCAGGTACGCCATTTCCCACCTCTCACTCTCTAGTCTGAAAGAAAGGGTTTTAGCTCTAAGCAACCACGCCTTGTTATAACAATACTCTTTAACCATCATTTCAAATATCTCTAGGGGACTTTTTTTTTCACGGAATTATATTCCAATTTCTAAGGAATCATACGATTAGGAATCTTATTCTTccttatttttatgtaaaaaaataaaatgaaagatacATATGTATTAGAGAATAATTTCTTATATTCCCATGTCTCTCTTCATGGAAATAAAagtatagaaaaaatataataaaaataaaagttatgactttcctatgaattaataatttttgaaaacttataataaacatacaaatgttatatttttatgctTACATTCATAGAAATAgaccttttaattttaatccgtGAAACAAATGTTCATAAACTGAGCATTTTGGTTGAGACATTTAAAAATCTAATATCAATTCTTATTGATTGCCCCCTTAATACCAATTTTAAAAGTGAGTCGTAAGAGCAACATACAAAAATAATAGTACCCACGTCATTCATTGTATTTCATTTGAGTTCAGCAatagttactttaaaattaaatacttaaaaggcAGGCAGACAGTGTAGAAGTGACAGAAGAATATTTGCAAATCTAGTCAAATTTGTTGTTTGATTTGTTGAttcttttcataaatatttgtgctttaatttaaaatttataaatatatattaattttattttataaaataaaatatttattttaaattttttcaatgaataaattagtttgttatgtttgttttcaatggtcatattttattgttgtaaaaatgtttatatatatctCTTACATCTTTTCTAAAAAAGAACACAtagatttttatctttcaacatATTGtctcttactttttttataaaaaacttatttttgtgaGAGCAAGATGATTGATGTTCAGAAGGTAAATGTATTAttca contains:
- the LOC114420017 gene encoding multiple organellar RNA editing factor 3, mitochondrial-like; the protein is MAYLNARRTLASTLSRALSSSSASASRFRFAFAFALLPAKQTAPNPHWASFAVRTQSSGSGYSPLNDPSPNWSNRPPKETILLDGCDYEHWLIVMEFPDNPKPSEDHMVNAYVKTLAQVLGSEEDAKNKIYSVSTSTYTGFGALISEELSYKVKELPGVLWVLPDSYLDVPNKDYGGDLFVDGKVIPRPQYRYSDRQPSRSRPRPRHDRRRETMQVERRDQQNWNQGQGGPMQPSTAMNGQNFASGGEH